The DNA window GGCCATCACCAAGCGGAGCCGACACTGTGTGTCTGAGGGAGGGGTGGCCTGGACgtggccagggccccagcccccATGGCCACATGGCCCCCCTTCCCACAGGGCAGCTGGCACAGCTGAGATGGCCGGCCCACTGGCCTCCAGCTGTCCAGGCTTCCGTCCAGAGCCACAGGGCTGGGGGCAACCCCAGCAGGTGTGGAGTTTCCTCGTAAGAATTTGCGCAGATTTCAGCAAGTCTGTTCTTGGAAACCCTACCTCAGGCATTCCCCTGTGCCCACCCTTGCAGGCCCTGGGACAGGTGCTGGCGGGAAGGGTCAGGGAGGGACACTCAGGCGGAGccaccccagcctgcctgccctgggggCTCCTTCATCCCTCCCTGGGCTCTGTttcctgctccctgcccacctcccccacctccctgccagaGGTGTGCTCTTCTCAGGAGCTTAAAATAGAAGCCCCTGCCCACTGGCCGGAGACAGATAAGGGGCTCCCGCCCCTGCCCAACAGCGTGTGACAGCTGACTGGGTGACAGGCAAGGGTGTCGCAGAAGGGGCTGCagcaccccagccctctcccatGTGCAGCCCTGCCCCCACGGCCCCCATGGCCCAGGACAGGGTTTCGGTGTCTCAGCTGGGAGGACAGGGGGTGACCTTGAGGCAGACTCAGCTGCCCTTGGCAGGGGAGATCTGCCCGGGCTCTGCTTTCCTCACCCACCCGAGTCCCCTTCCCTTCTCAGGCTCAGCCCGCCCCCAGGCCTGAACGAGGTGCCCCACCGATCCTCGCAGGCAGGCGGGGCCCTGAGGAGTTGGGGACCCCCACCACAGGGCCCGGTCTGCGTCCACCTCTGAACTGCTTGGGGTCTGAGGTGGGACTTAGGAATGGGGAGTGGACACAGGCTGGGGGGGGCGAGGGCCCGGTGCCCAGGGCTGCGGCCCCTTCCCCAGGTGAGGGCCATCTCTGGCGGGCACGAGTCCCCTTGAGGGGCCTTCCTGGAGTCCTCAAGCCTGCCCCCGCCCTTGAGGAGCTCAGGATCCTGCTGTCATTTGGCAGTGTGGCGGACACAACGGGGCGTGTGAGCCGAGTGATCTGGGGGCCACGCCACTGTGGTCCCAGGGGAGGGACCTGCCCCCATGCCTGGCCACCTGACCTGGctgcctgagggccctgctggcttCTCTCGCCCTGTCCCTGCCCCGCCCTGTCACCCTCAGTGGCCTCCGAGTGGACACTCTTGCCCTGTTCATTGATCGGTGTCCCTTCCCGCCAGGCCCAGAATAGTTCTGGTGCGGGGCAGAGCCTGTGGCCTGGGCCCAAGAACCgtggctggggggcagggcaccTGTCCCTCCATCTCCAGGGCATCTGGCCAGTGCCGGATGCCATTCCTCAGATCTAGCCCGCTCActctgcaggcagggctgggacccTGAGCGCCTCCCAGAAGACACCTGTGCCCACAGCCTGCCCTCCACAGCATGCCAGAGGCTCCCAGGCAGGAGAGGGCATGGTAACCGCGCCAAGTGGCGGGCAGTGGGCCATGAATTATTCAGGGACACCTGACACCGGCCTGAGTAGGGAGAGGACTGAGAATGACCGACCTGTGGGGAGCCCCTCTGAGGCCTCTGCCTCCATCCTTACCTTAGCTGGCCAGGGGCCAGAGCCCATGTGAACAGGGAGGGGGCTGGTCAGGCTGGTCAGTCAGGCTTGGGGGATCTTGTGTTTCAGTGGCTGCAGGGTGtaagtgcggggtgggggggagggcagcCACCCCAAGGAGctgggccagggcggggccccaGGAACACCTAGGTTCTGGAGACGGTGGGACCCAGGCTTGCTCCTCCAGCTCACCTGGCAAACGCCGGTAATGGGTGCCACCAGGTCCTGGGTCCTCTGACTCCTCTGGCTGGGCATGTGCACCAGgcaggagagagggggtgggcacaCAGCCTCCACCACCAGGAGGGTGGGTGTTGGTCCTGGTTGTCTGGGCCTGGGAATGGGTCTGTCCATCGGACACGTTGAGGCTCAGCTGGGGCTGAGGCTTGAAGAAAGGCCTATGGGGAGGGAAACCCCAGAGAGGAGGCCGGAGGGTGCTTAAGGTGCacgcagggtgggtgggggtgggtgctggggctAGGCTGGGCTCTGCAGGTCCGCTGGGAAGCAGGGAGGATGGGAGTGGTCAGGCAGGCCCCTGTGGCGGGTGTGTGGGGGTGGTGCAGAGCCCCAGCTCTCCTGCCCTCCACCAGGGCACCTTGGGGCcaagagggtggaggtgggaggtgctgggccCTGCACTGGGTCCAGAGGAGGGTGCGCAGGCCCTGAGGAGTTGGGGACACGCACACTCACTCCCCGCGCCCCcatctcttcccccttctctcctttgtcCCTACCGCCTCTGGAGGGCAGAGCCCCGGAGGACGCCATAAGCGCCCAGCAAAGCCCCGCTCGTCCTCTGGCGGCAGGTCGCCCCCTCCtacccacccccgccccttctCTCACGCTGTTTTTGGAAGTGGCAGGCGCCCTGCCTTCCACCCGCTGAGCCTTCGGCACCACGGACTttgaggggcggggggcgggaccGGGCTGGGCTGGATAGCCGAGCCCGCCAAGAATCCGGCTCCGATCCCGCCTCCCGGCCGTTGCTATGGAAACCGAGCAACAAAGGGAAGAGGGGCAAGCgacagggtgggggcggggtccTCTGGGGGAGCCTGAGGGCCGGCGCCGGGCGCGGCGGGCGGGCCTGCCGTCGGGGCGTCCGTCTGCTTGTCCAGGGGACGCCCTTCCGAGCACAGGCCCCGCTGGCCAGGGCTCCCCGGAACCGAGGGGACTGCGCACTCCCCGCCTCGCAGGCCGGGCCAGCTGCCCCGACGTTGCCATGGAAATGGGCAAAGCGCGGCCAGGCCGGGCAGAGACCGCTTAGCGCGTGGGGCCTAGGGGCGCCAGGCTGGTCCCGCTGCCCCCCCCTTGCCCTCCCAGCAGGTGCTCCCTCGCCCAGGCGACGCCCCCTCTCCAGGCTGTGGGACCCAGAGGGAGGGATCCCGATGCCCCGCCCCGGCCGCAGAGCCAATGAGCGCGCGCACAGCCGGGCGGGCGGGGCAGGCGAGGCGCGGGCGACGCGGAGACGGGCGCGGGCGGAGGACGGGAGCAACCGGGCGCACCGACGACCATGGCTTCCAAGTGTCCCAAGTGCGACAAGACTGTGTACTTCGGTAAGTGTCCGGACTCCGCCAGCACCCCACCGCCCTTCGTGGTCAGCCCCCGGCCTCAGACTCGCGCAGTCCCGCGCCGCCGCCCCAGGATGCGCGGCCCCAACCCGGTTCGCCGCGCGGCCCTTTCGGGTGCGGTCGGAGGGTGGAGCTGCCACGAGGTGGAGGCGGCTTTGCCCGATCCCAGAAGCGGCCGGTGGGGATTGCGCGGGAGCGCATGGTCCCTCGGATTAAGGCCGGGTTGGGGGAGCATTCTGGGTTCGCGGGCGCGTCGAGGTCCTCCCGGTGGCGGTGCCGAGCGGGGCGAGGTCGGGTGCGGTCGCGCGCTCGGAGCGCCTCCCGCGCGCTCCTGACTTCCCTGCGTACCCCCGTTTCTCTTACTTGTGAACACATGTCCGGGCCCTTGTGGCCCCAAGTGACCCCCAACCCGCACCCCGACTTCTGGCCACGCCGGGCCAGGACAGATTTGGAGTCTGTCTGGACTCGGTCCACGCGGGGGCGACCTTGGCCTCTACCTCTCGCGTGTCCCAACGTGCTCTCTTCTTTGGTGCCCCGGGACTTTCccacaggtggggtggggtgacaAGCCAGTTCCCATGAACATAAGAGGGCACTGGAGTCCAGATGGCCAGGACCCCCTCCTCAAGGCCACACAATGCAGAACCAGAGGGGCaagcagggtgggaggggggctgtcTCTTCTCCTGGGAAGACGGGGCCTTCCCTGGGATGCCCCTGGGAAAGCGGGGCCTCTTGGCTCTCcccactgactggcttattcacgGGCTCTCGCCCCTCCTGACTGATCCTCACCCCGACATAACCAAGGCAGCAAAGTGCCTGCCCACCGACCCTCCCACCAAAGCCTgcacagagggaaggcagagccaGAAGGGAGGGTGGCCAGAAAGGTGGGAACAAATAGGGGACCCTTCCCTGGTCAGGGTCCGGGATGGGGTTAGGCAGACGTGAAGGAAGCTACTTGGCTTCCCTGCTGACGCTGACCTCCGTCGTTGAtggccagaggaggaggaggccgaTGGTTGTTTGCTGTTCCCAGAGGGGTGGGACCGGATTTGGCCTGGAGTGCTTCTGGCCtggcagggagcccagggccaTCCGGCTGCCTCCCAGGAGCGCCAACCCCCCCAGCCCTCTGTCCCCATCCCAGAGAGGGCTCCTGCCTGTGAGGCTTAGGGTTGGGGACAGTCCCCGGgtcctcctgcctgccctgctgcccacaacTTTGCCCCCAGCTTGGCCAGCTCAGTGCCCTCTGGCTGGGTAGACGGCCCTGTGGGCAGGCAACCTGGACAAGTGCTCTGCCAGCTTGGGCTCCCAGCAGGAAACAACAGCGCTCAGACCCACTGGCTTCCGTCCTGGCCAGGAGGCTCTGGTGCAGAaaaggggctggggggctgggaccCTGCCTGCTCCCCAGCCAGGCTGCACCCTAGCACCCCGTCCTCAGCAGCCAACACCTGAGTGGAAGCAGAGTGGACAGGGTGGAACTGGGCCAGGACATCCAGAGTGACCTCGGGATACTGTGCCTTTGTCCCCAACACTGGTGCAGCTGGGTGGGGCACCAGCTCCCCTCCAAGCCACCAGACCTAGTGAATTCTGTCTGCCCCACTCTGTCAGCAGTGTGTGGCTGCCAGCCCACCCATTAGGTCTAAGGGTcattcccctgcccccagtggCCACACCCCAGAGCCTAGCTGAGCACCCCCCGACCCACCCTGGCATGGATGAGGAGGGGTCTCCCTCCCAGGCTGCTGGGCTATCGGGGAGACCTCGTCCAGACAGGCACCTCCATGTGAGGGGGACCAGAAGGCTGCTAGTCCTTGGCCAGATTCCGCCCAGGTGGCAGGGCCCAGCTGCTCTGTCCCCTCACCCTCCATGCCGCTGGTCAGGCCCTTTCCCGGAATTCCGGCTGGTCTCCGGcctttcttcctgccctctcctccacccTTTCCCTGCTGTGAGCCCTGGGGAgttcccccaactcccctccgCTGGAAAGTGGCGAAGCAGCGCCAGCGCtgtggcggggcggggcggggcgtgcCGTGCACACTCGCCCGGACCCTCAGCAGCTGGTCCCAGACCTCGGGCTccagagcagcagctgcaggcagTGGGGTGGGTGCTCCCAGGGCCAAGTACAGACAGGCAGGCGTCCTGTCCCTTGGGGTCCTACTGGGGGATGGAGACTGGCCTCCCCACAGGGGCCCTGGAGGCTCAGGGCCACTCCCTTCAGTAGAGGCCTCAGCCAACTCCATGGGGGTTTGGCTGAGGGCTCTGGGACGATTCAGGGATGTGGGTGAGGGAGACTGTGTGGGGGAGGTGCTGTCCCCAGGGCAGTGAGGGTGGCTGAGACCAGAGGGACAGCGCGGCCCCTGCGGAGCAGGGAGGGTGCATGGCTGGCCCTGAggtcccctcccgcccccagctGAGAAGGTGAGCTCCCTGGGCAAGGACTGGCACAAGTTCTGTCTCAAGTGTGAGCGCTGCAGCAAGACGCTGACGCCTGGCGGCCATGCCGAGGTGAGCCTTCTTCCCAGGCTGGGTGGGCCGGGGGCTGTGCGGCACCTCCACCCTCAGGTACGGAGGGGTCCAGAGAGCCCGGCGCTAGCCCTCGTTCCCCACCTTGTGCCCTTCTGCACAGCATGATGGGAAGCCGTTCTGCCACAAGCCCTGCTATGCTACACTGTTCGGACCCAAAGGTGAGCTCGGGGCTGGCCCCCCAGCCTGATATGCTCTGTTTGCCAGGGAGGGGTGAGGCCTGGGGGTGCCCCAACCCCTTTTCTCCATGCCCTTCCCAGGACTGCACCCCAGCCCATGGCGCCCTCGGCAGCGGGGCCCTGACTCTAGAATGGGCTGTGGAGGGCCATTTTCTGAGAAGCAGGGTAAGGGATGAGGCCTGGGTGTGGCCGGGCTGCTGGCCCCCCACCTGATGGCATCTGCCACCCCGAAGGCGTGAACATCGGAGGTGCCGGCTCCTACATCTATGAGAAGCCTTCCTCAGAGGGACCGCAGGTCACTGGCCCCATCGAGGTCCCTGTGGCCCGGACTGAGGAGCGGAAGGCGAGTGGCCCCCCAAAGGGGCCCAGCAAAGGTGGGCTGGGCTCTGTGTGGCGGGGGTTGGTGTGGGAACACCTCGGCTGCGCTGACCTGACCCCTCTccacccctgaccccagcctccaGTGTCACCACATTCACCGGGGAACCCAACATGTGTCCTCGCTGCAACAAGAGGGTCTACTTTGGTGAGTGACCCAtccagccccagcctgggggAGGTGCCCGCCAGGGCCTGGGCATCACCAttgctctctcccccttcccagccGAGAAGGTGACGTCTCTGGGCAAGGACTGGCACCGGCCGTGCCTGCGCTGTGAGCGCTGCGGGAAGACACTGACTCCGGGTGGGCACGCGGAGGTGAGGGCACTGCTCAGGGGGACAGGCAGCACCTGAGGGGCCTGGAAGGGGCTCGGTTGGGGACAAGTTGCTCCCAAGGTTAGAAGAGCCAGGGTGGTGGtggctgccccctggtggccagaGTAGAGGCTGGGGGGCACCATATGTAGGCtttgccccaccccccatcactGGGTGAGTGGGCTGGTCTTGGCTCTGGGAGTTGagggctctgggggagggaggcaggcatgTGGACAAGGAGAAATCCACCAGGGGAGTGGGGGCAGAAGAGTCTGGGGACCCCCATCTCACCCCCATCCTGCCCCCAGCACGATGGCCAGCCCTACTGCCACAAGCCCTGCTACGGCATACTCTTCGGACCCAAGGGTGAGTATg is part of the Desmodus rotundus isolate HL8 chromosome 7, HLdesRot8A.1, whole genome shotgun sequence genome and encodes:
- the CRIP2 gene encoding cysteine-rich protein 2 encodes the protein MASKCPKCDKTVYFAEKVSSLGKDWHKFCLKCERCSKTLTPGGHAEHDGKPFCHKPCYATLFGPKGVNIGGAGSYIYEKPSSEGPQVTGPIEVPVARTEERKASGPPKGPSKASSVTTFTGEPNMCPRCNKRVYFAEKVTSLGKDWHRPCLRCERCGKTLTPGGHAEHDGQPYCHKPCYGILFGPKGVNTGAVGSYIYDRDPEGKVQP